The stretch of DNA CGAGTTGCCCCTGAGCGAGGTGGTGCTCGATTTTTTCGACCGGCTCAAATCGTGCAGCCGCGGCTTTGCCTCCTTCGATTACGAATTCCTGCGCTTCCAGGCCGCGCCTTTGGTCAAGCTCGACATCCTGATCAACGGCGAGAAGGTGGATGCGCTGTCCCTGATCGTGCACCGCGACATCAGCATGAACCGTGGCCGCGACCTGGTCGAGAGGATGAAGGACCTGATCCCGAGACAGATGTTCGAAGTGGCGATCCAGGCCGCCATCGGCTCCAAGATCATCGCCCGCTCCACGGTCAAGGCCATGCGCAAGAACGTGCTGGCCAAGTGCTACGGCGGCGACATCACCCGCAAGCGCAAGCTCCTGGAAAAACAGAAGGCCGGCAAGAAACGGATGAAGCAGGTGGGAAAGATCGACATTCCCCAGGAAGCGTTTCTCGCCGTGCTGCGCGTCAACAAGGATTCCTGATAACGGTTGCATCCGATGGACTACGATTTTTCTTTCTTTCTGGTCGCCGCCACGTTCGTCACCGGCGCGGTTTGGGGCGGTTACGCGCTTTGGCTGAAGCGACATCCCTTGCCCGCCGGCGCGGCGCACAAGGAGCCGCTGCTGGTGGAATATGCCCGGTCGTTCTTCCCGATCGTGCTCATCGTCATGCTGCTGCGTTCCTTCCTGGTGGAACCGTTCCGCATCCCGTCAGGCTCCATGATGCCCACGCTCTTGATCGGTGATTTCATTCTGGTCAACAAATTCATCTACGGCATCCGCCTGCCGGTGCTGAATACCAAGGTCATCGAAATGGGCGAGCCCGCGCGGGGCGATATCGTGGTATTCCGCTTCCCCAAGGACCCGACCGTCGATTACATCAAGCGCGTGATCGGTCTGCCGGGCGACAAGATCGGCTATTACAACAAGCAGCTCTACATCAACGGCAAGCCCATCGCCCAGACTTCGCTCGGTACCTACGAAGGCGTGGGGCAGGGTGCCAGCATGAGCGGGGCGGAGCTGCTGTTGGAAGACCTCGAAGGCGTCAGGCACGACATTTTGATCCGCCGCGGCCAGCCGACGGTGGAGGGTGAGTTCACCGTACCCGAAGGCAGCTATTTCGTGATGGGCGACAACCGCGACAACAGCAACGACAGCCGCTACTGGGGTGTCGTTCCGGAAGCCAATCTGGTGGGGAAGGCCTTCTTCATCTGGATGAGCTGGGATTTCGAGAATGGCGGCATCGGCTTTTCCCGCCTGGGTACCGTGCTGAACTCGGGACGCTGAATCATGCGCGGCACGCCCCAGCGTCTGCGCGGGCTGACCTTCATCAGCTTCGCCGTGTTGATGGCGGTGGCGGGCTTCTTCATGATGCTGCTGTTCCGCATCGGGCCGGTTTATCTCAATCACTACAAGGTCCGCAGCTCGCTGGAATCGCTGAAATCGGACCCGGAACTGCTGGAGAAGACTCGCGAGGATATCCTCAAGGCTTTGGAGCGGCGCTGGGATATCAACATGGTGGATGGCGTGACGACGAAAGACGTGAAGATTACCCGCAGCGAAGGAGTCCTGCGCGTCCAGATCGCTTACGAAGTGGTCAAGCCCGTCATGGGCAACATCGATGCGCTGATCCGCTTCGACGACCGGATCGAGGTCGCGCGGCATTGATTCGCAGCCACGAGCATTTGGCGCGCAAGCTCGGCGTCCCGTTCAGTGATCCGAGCCTGCTCAGGAACGCCCTGACTCACCGCAGCGCCGAAGGCGCGAACAACGAGCGCTTGGAGTTCCTGGGCGATTCCGTGCTCGGCTTCGTGGTCGCCGAGTACCTCTACCAGCGCTTTCCTTCGGCGGATGAGGGCGTGCTGAGCAGGCTCCGGGCGACTCTGGTCAACGAAACCGCCTTGGCGAAGATCGCGCGGGAGCTGGATCTCGGTGAATACCTCATCCTGGGTTCGGGCGAACTCAAGAGCGGCGGCTACCGGCGCGATTCGATCTTGTCCGACGCCCTGGAAGCCGTCCTCGGCGCCGTGCTGCAGGACCAGGGCATCGACGCCTGCCGGACATTGATCCTCCAGCTGTTCGAGCGGCCGTTGTCCGCTTTGTCGCTGGACGACTGGAAAAAGGACCCAAAAACGCGTCTGCAGGAGCTGATGCAGGGGCGTGGCCTGCCGCTGCCGGTTTATACCCTGATCGCCCAGTCGGGACTGCCGCACGACCAGCATTTTCAGGTGCGGTGCGAGATTCCGCTGCAGGTCGAGCCCTGCCTCGGCGAAGGCAGCTCCCGCAAGAAGGCCGAACAACAGGCGGCGGAAAACATGCTCAACCGCCTTTCCGAGCAATCGAGGATAAGCGTTTGAAATCAGGCTACGTGGCCTTGGTGGGCCGCCCCAACGTCGGCAAGTCGACCCTGCTCAACCATCTGCTGGGCCAGAAGCTCAGCATCGTCTCGCGCCGGCCGCAAACCACCCGCCACCGCATTCTCGGGATCAAGACCGACGAGCGCGGTCAGGCGATTTACGTCGACACGCCCGGCATCCATGGCGGCGGGCAGCGGGCCATGAACCGCTATCTCAACCGCACCGCGATCTCATCGCTGCTCGGTGTCGACCTCATCGTCTGGCTGGTGGATCAGGCCGGCTGGCTGCCGGATGACGCGCTGGTCATGGCCCGGATCAAGGAGGCCAAGCTCCCCGTGATCCTCGCCATCAACAAGGTCGATCGCCTCAACGACAAGGACGTCCTGCTGCCGTTCGTCGCCGAGGCCGACGCGCTGGGGATGTTCTCCGACATCGTGCCGATCTCGGCGCTCAAGGGCGTCAACTTGCCGGTGCTGGAAAAGCGCATCCTGGCGCTCCTGCCCGAGGGCGAGCCGATCTATCCGGAAGACCAGATTTCCGACCGGCCGGAGCGCTTCTTCGTGGCGGAAATCATCCGCGAGAAGCTGTTCAACCGCTTGGCACAGGAGGTGCCGCACGCGCTCACCGTCCAGATCGAGCAGTACAAGGAGTCCCAGACCCTGGTCCGCATCCATGCCGTCATCTGGGTGGAAAGGGAAGGGCAGAAAGCCATCGTCATCGGCAAGAGCGGCGAGGTCCTGAAACGGGTCGGCGAAGCATCGCGCAAGGATCTGGAGCGCATGCTGGAGCGGCGCGTCTATCTCGAACTCTGGGTCAAGGTCAAGCGCGGCTGGTCGGATAGCGAACGGGCATTGCAGGCCCTGGGCTATGCCGAGTGATCTCGCCTGCCGCGGGAATGCTCTCCCGGCCGCGATCTCTCGGGGGCTGAAGCCCTCGTATGTTCTTCCCCCGCATGCCGAATGAAGCCCTGCAGCGGGGCGACCCGAGCCGTGTACTGCTTGACAGTGCCTTCGTGCTGCACCGGCGCGATTACCGCGAAACCAGCCTCATTCTCGAACTGTTCACGCTCCATCATGGCCGCATCGGCCTGATCGCCAAGGGCGCCCGCCGCGGCAGGCAGGGGCTGGCGCCG from Methylococcus geothermalis encodes:
- the era gene encoding GTPase Era, with translation MKSGYVALVGRPNVGKSTLLNHLLGQKLSIVSRRPQTTRHRILGIKTDERGQAIYVDTPGIHGGGQRAMNRYLNRTAISSLLGVDLIVWLVDQAGWLPDDALVMARIKEAKLPVILAINKVDRLNDKDVLLPFVAEADALGMFSDIVPISALKGVNLPVLEKRILALLPEGEPIYPEDQISDRPERFFVAEIIREKLFNRLAQEVPHALTVQIEQYKESQTLVRIHAVIWVEREGQKAIVIGKSGEVLKRVGEASRKDLERMLERRVYLELWVKVKRGWSDSERALQALGYAE
- the lepB gene encoding signal peptidase I, whose amino-acid sequence is MDYDFSFFLVAATFVTGAVWGGYALWLKRHPLPAGAAHKEPLLVEYARSFFPIVLIVMLLRSFLVEPFRIPSGSMMPTLLIGDFILVNKFIYGIRLPVLNTKVIEMGEPARGDIVVFRFPKDPTVDYIKRVIGLPGDKIGYYNKQLYINGKPIAQTSLGTYEGVGQGASMSGAELLLEDLEGVRHDILIRRGQPTVEGEFTVPEGSYFVMGDNRDNSNDSRYWGVVPEANLVGKAFFIWMSWDFENGGIGFSRLGTVLNSGR
- the rnc gene encoding ribonuclease III — protein: MIRSHEHLARKLGVPFSDPSLLRNALTHRSAEGANNERLEFLGDSVLGFVVAEYLYQRFPSADEGVLSRLRATLVNETALAKIARELDLGEYLILGSGELKSGGYRRDSILSDALEAVLGAVLQDQGIDACRTLILQLFERPLSALSLDDWKKDPKTRLQELMQGRGLPLPVYTLIAQSGLPHDQHFQVRCEIPLQVEPCLGEGSSRKKAEQQAAENMLNRLSEQSRISV
- a CDS encoding DUF4845 domain-containing protein, with translation MRGTPQRLRGLTFISFAVLMAVAGFFMMLLFRIGPVYLNHYKVRSSLESLKSDPELLEKTREDILKALERRWDINMVDGVTTKDVKITRSEGVLRVQIAYEVVKPVMGNIDALIRFDDRIEVARH